In one window of Thalassotalea agarivorans DNA:
- a CDS encoding TorF family putative porin: MKKSLLTIALSSALAATTFQASAEETSGTGVEGLSTNVGLVSQYYYRGIQQTGSASASAGIDYDIGAGFAVGAWTADVGDGIEVDLYGSWGMETESGFGFSVGATTYQYTGDFDSAYNEINLGASFSFVSVDFAAGKHEEDLGLGIVESDYTFVSITAEYEGFYGTFGLHGGDFEGDYVELGWGTDIGGFDAGVALILNSEELAGGGDADQALVFSLGKSF, from the coding sequence ATGAAAAAATCACTTTTAACTATCGCTTTAAGTTCAGCGCTAGCTGCTACTACTTTTCAAGCTTCTGCAGAAGAAACATCTGGCACAGGCGTTGAAGGTTTAAGCACTAATGTTGGTTTAGTATCTCAATATTACTACCGCGGTATTCAACAAACTGGTAGCGCTTCAGCGAGTGCTGGTATTGACTATGACATCGGTGCTGGTTTTGCAGTAGGTGCATGGACAGCGGATGTAGGCGACGGTATCGAAGTTGACCTATACGGTAGCTGGGGTATGGAAACTGAAAGCGGTTTCGGTTTCTCAGTAGGCGCAACAACTTACCAGTACACTGGTGACTTTGATTCTGCGTATAACGAGATCAACCTTGGTGCAAGCTTCAGCTTCGTATCTGTAGACTTTGCTGCTGGTAAGCACGAAGAAGACCTAGGTTTAGGCATTGTAGAATCAGATTACACGTTTGTATCGATTACAGCTGAATACGAAGGTTTCTACGGTACTTTCGGTTTACACGGCGGTGACTTTGAAGGCGACTATGTAGAGTTAGGTTGGGGCACAGACATCGGTGGTTTCGATGCAGGTGTTGCACTTATCCTTAACTCAGAAGAGTTAGCTGGTGGCGGTGACGCAGACCAAGCATTAGTATTTAGCTTAGGTAAATCTTTCTAA
- a CDS encoding DUF2970 domain-containing protein, whose amino-acid sequence MNFKQTLKSVAAAFFGVQSDKNRERDFTQGKFSHFVVAGVIAVVVFICTLVVIVQAVMPS is encoded by the coding sequence ATGAACTTTAAACAAACATTAAAAAGTGTTGCTGCTGCTTTTTTTGGCGTGCAAAGTGACAAAAATAGAGAAAGAGACTTTACCCAAGGTAAATTTTCACACTTTGTTGTGGCTGGAGTTATTGCGGTAGTAGTATTTATTTGTACTTTAGTAGTTATTGTTCAAGCGGTAATGCCAAGTTAG
- a CDS encoding Dam family site-specific DNA-(adenine-N6)-methyltransferase produces MVKKNRAFLKWAGGKYALSDTINKMLPKGERLIEPFVGAGSIFLNSDYDSYLLNDINRDLVNLYKTLQRDSATFIADAQMLFSMQNNESEQYYHLRAEFNQTTDTYYRSLLFLYLNRHGYNGLCRYNKSGGYNVPFGKYKKPYFPLEELKFFAEKAQRVEFTSECYRNTFKRAGKGDVIYCDPPYVPLSKTASFVSYAGNGFGLDEQADLANVAEAAQAIGARVLISNHDTVWTRKIYENASSIKKIKVSRTISRATTTRKKVGELLALYK; encoded by the coding sequence ATGGTGAAGAAAAATAGAGCGTTTTTAAAGTGGGCTGGTGGCAAGTATGCGCTAAGCGACACAATCAACAAAATGCTGCCGAAAGGAGAGCGCCTAATAGAGCCGTTTGTCGGCGCTGGTTCTATTTTTCTTAATAGTGATTACGATAGCTATTTATTAAATGATATCAATCGCGACCTGGTTAACCTTTACAAAACACTGCAACGAGATAGTGCGACATTTATAGCCGACGCTCAAATGTTGTTTTCTATGCAAAACAATGAGTCTGAGCAGTATTACCATCTTCGCGCTGAGTTTAATCAAACCACGGATACCTACTACCGCTCCCTTTTGTTTTTATACCTAAACCGTCATGGTTACAACGGCTTATGTCGTTACAACAAATCTGGCGGTTACAATGTGCCTTTTGGCAAGTACAAAAAACCTTACTTTCCGTTGGAAGAATTAAAGTTTTTTGCTGAGAAAGCACAGCGTGTTGAATTTACCTCTGAATGTTACCGAAATACCTTTAAACGTGCGGGTAAGGGCGATGTAATTTACTGCGATCCACCATATGTTCCTTTAAGCAAAACAGCGAGTTTTGTTAGTTACGCGGGCAACGGCTTTGGTTTAGATGAACAAGCAGACTTAGCTAACGTAGCCGAAGCTGCACAAGCAATTGGTGCACGAGTGTTGATTTCTAATCATGACACCGTTTGGACGCGAAAAATTTATGAAAATGCCTCTAGCATTAAGAAAATAAAAGTGTCGCGCACCATTAGCCGAGCAACCACAACACGTAAAAAAGTAGGTGAGCTACTCGCACTTTATAAATAA
- the aroB gene encoding 3-dehydroquinate synthase, translating into MTQLIVDLDDRSYPIHIEAGLFSQQRLLSSFIAGKRVCIVTNDVVAPLYLDAIKTNLIDFDVDEVILPDGESQKTLENFEVIMSHLLQNVHGRDTTLIALGGGVIGDITGFAAACYQRGVNFIQIPTTLLSQVDSSVGGKTAVNHPLGKNMIGAFYQPKAVIVDINTLKTLPSREFAAGMAEVIKYGILGDAAFFQWIDDNKALIAAHDDTILAEMILKCCQCKADIVAADETEAGLRALLNLGHTFGHAIEAEQGYGQWLHGEAVAAGMVQAAQLANEMDLLSDNDVARIKALIEYFDLPVSGPDTMSLDDYLRHMARDKKNIAGKLRFIVPTAIGKSEIRDDVTAQHLAKIL; encoded by the coding sequence ATGACTCAACTTATTGTTGATCTGGATGATCGCAGTTATCCAATACATATAGAAGCAGGCTTGTTCTCGCAGCAACGCCTGCTCTCTTCTTTTATAGCCGGTAAACGTGTCTGTATCGTTACCAATGATGTGGTAGCACCTCTATACCTAGATGCTATTAAAACTAATCTTATCGACTTTGATGTTGATGAAGTAATTTTACCCGATGGCGAATCACAGAAAACGCTCGAGAACTTCGAAGTGATCATGTCGCATCTACTGCAAAACGTTCACGGTAGAGATACCACGTTGATTGCACTAGGTGGCGGTGTTATAGGTGATATTACTGGCTTTGCTGCTGCGTGCTATCAACGAGGCGTTAATTTTATTCAGATACCAACAACGTTACTTTCACAAGTAGATTCGTCTGTTGGTGGAAAAACAGCGGTAAATCACCCGTTGGGTAAAAACATGATTGGTGCCTTCTATCAGCCAAAGGCTGTTATCGTTGATATCAATACATTGAAAACATTGCCATCACGTGAATTTGCAGCTGGCATGGCTGAAGTGATCAAATACGGTATTTTAGGTGATGCAGCATTTTTTCAATGGATAGATGACAACAAAGCATTGATTGCAGCCCATGATGATACGATTTTGGCAGAGATGATTCTCAAATGTTGTCAATGTAAAGCCGATATCGTAGCAGCAGATGAGACAGAAGCTGGTTTAAGAGCATTGCTTAATTTAGGCCACACTTTTGGTCATGCTATTGAAGCTGAACAAGGATACGGGCAATGGTTGCATGGCGAAGCGGTAGCTGCCGGCATGGTACAAGCTGCGCAACTCGCTAATGAAATGGATTTGTTGAGCGATAATGATGTTGCTCGCATTAAGGCACTTATCGAGTATTTTGATTTACCTGTCTCCGGGCCAGATACTATGTCGCTGGATGATTATCTACGTCACATGGCGAGAGACAAAAAAAATATTGCAGGAAAGCTTCGTTTCATTGTGCCAACGGCTATTGGTAAAAGCGAAATTAGAGATGATGTGACGGCACAACATCTTGCTAAAATTCTTTAG
- the aroK gene encoding shikimate kinase AroK — MAEKRNIFLVGPMGAGKSTIGRELAEKLHLEFFDSDQEIERRTGADISWVFDLEGEEGFRKREETVIDDLTEKQGIVLATGGGSVISDHIRNRLSARGIVVYLETTIDKQVARTQRDRRRPLLQTSEEPRSVLERLAVERNPLYEEVSDVVIQTDEQSAKVVANRIVEKLDF; from the coding sequence ATGGCAGAAAAACGTAATATCTTCCTTGTAGGGCCAATGGGTGCAGGTAAAAGCACAATTGGTAGAGAACTAGCAGAAAAGCTTCACTTAGAATTTTTTGATTCGGATCAGGAAATAGAGCGCCGCACTGGTGCTGATATTTCTTGGGTTTTTGATCTTGAAGGCGAAGAAGGTTTTCGCAAAAGAGAAGAAACAGTTATCGATGACTTAACAGAGAAACAAGGAATTGTACTCGCCACTGGTGGTGGTTCTGTAATTAGTGATCATATTCGCAATCGCCTTTCAGCGCGAGGCATTGTGGTTTATTTAGAAACAACTATTGATAAACAAGTAGCACGCACGCAACGTGATCGTCGTCGTCCACTTTTACAAACGTCTGAAGAGCCTCGTTCTGTGTTAGAACGCTTGGCAGTAGAGCGCAACCCGCTTTATGAAGAAGTGTCTGACGTTGTTATTCAAACGGACGAACAAAGTGCAAAAGTTGTCGCAAATCGTATTGTAGAGAAATTAGATTTCTAA
- a CDS encoding type IV pilus secretin PilQ, producing MKNYRIFKACTNVKAVFAGLMCLVSSLAHATDLTGVKYNTMQSNEIELVFTLSEAIAEQPSVKTSMDPASIEITFNAEAFDPMLASTVVDHAGVNDISVKKLGGKVVATVNLEKLSVFDVVQDEASFSLILNKDSVNSPASKVVSTNAKFINSVSNIDFRRTQDDEAAILVTLADSMVAVDVSDKLGKLFVEFHNTEISEDLLYTLDVTDFGTIVSGIETFREGRNARLVIDIDGTFDFTHEQVDNVFSLVVSKKAERKGVLQEKTYDGKAISLNFQDISVRTAIQIIADYNGFNLVTSDTVTGNITLRLDGVPWDQALDIILKVKGLDKRMKGNILMVAPSDEIAAREARELEAQQAVEELAPLYSEYIQINYAKDTELAALVKNEENSILSPRGSVTVDERTNTLLIKDTADTIENVQELIKVLDIPVRQVVIEARMVTVKDNINEELGIRWGVSENNGSFTTSGTTAGADTLGPITGGVPAITDRMNVNLPSATPAGSIALQVARLADGTILNLELSAMEKENKGEIIASPRITTSNQKEAYIEQGVEIPYQEAASSGATATQFKKAVLSLTVTPHITPDDRIILDLAVTQDTVSEVTNGQAPAIDTQRLTTQVLANNDQTIVLGGIYQQQTINTVTKVPVLGDIPYVGWMFRNTNNFNEKKELLIFVTPRIVTEEF from the coding sequence ATGAAGAATTATAGAATATTTAAAGCTTGCACGAATGTTAAGGCTGTATTTGCCGGATTAATGTGTTTGGTCTCGTCGTTAGCGCACGCTACCGACTTAACGGGTGTTAAGTACAACACCATGCAATCAAATGAAATAGAGTTGGTGTTCACGCTTTCAGAAGCTATTGCTGAACAACCTAGTGTAAAAACATCAATGGACCCTGCCAGTATTGAAATCACATTCAATGCTGAGGCATTTGATCCAATGCTTGCTTCTACAGTAGTAGATCATGCCGGCGTTAATGATATTTCGGTGAAAAAGCTCGGTGGCAAGGTTGTTGCAACTGTTAACTTAGAAAAATTATCTGTGTTTGATGTTGTGCAAGACGAAGCTAGCTTTTCTTTGATTTTAAACAAAGACAGCGTTAATTCGCCTGCTTCTAAGGTTGTTAGTACTAACGCAAAATTTATTAACAGTGTAAGCAACATTGATTTTCGTCGTACGCAAGATGACGAAGCTGCAATTTTAGTTACACTTGCAGATAGCATGGTTGCAGTTGATGTTAGTGATAAGTTAGGCAAGCTATTTGTTGAGTTTCACAATACTGAGATTTCTGAAGACTTACTGTATACGCTTGACGTAACTGATTTTGGTACGATTGTTAGTGGTATAGAAACTTTCCGCGAAGGCCGCAATGCTCGTTTAGTTATTGATATAGACGGTACATTCGACTTCACGCATGAACAAGTAGACAACGTATTTTCACTTGTTGTGTCTAAGAAAGCTGAACGTAAAGGTGTATTGCAAGAAAAAACCTATGACGGCAAGGCAATTTCACTGAACTTCCAAGATATTTCTGTAAGAACTGCTATCCAAATCATCGCTGACTACAACGGCTTTAACCTTGTCACTAGTGACACTGTAACAGGTAATATCACGCTTCGTTTAGACGGTGTCCCTTGGGATCAGGCGCTTGATATCATCTTGAAGGTGAAAGGCTTAGACAAGCGTATGAAAGGCAACATTCTAATGGTTGCACCAAGTGATGAAATTGCTGCGCGTGAAGCACGTGAGTTGGAAGCACAACAAGCAGTTGAAGAGTTAGCACCACTATATTCTGAATACATTCAGATTAACTATGCGAAAGACACTGAACTTGCGGCGTTAGTTAAGAATGAAGAAAACTCTATTTTATCTCCGCGTGGTAGTGTTACGGTTGATGAACGTACTAACACGTTACTAATCAAAGATACTGCTGACACCATCGAAAACGTTCAAGAACTGATCAAAGTATTGGATATTCCAGTTCGCCAGGTGGTTATTGAAGCACGTATGGTTACTGTTAAAGATAATATCAATGAAGAGCTAGGTATTCGTTGGGGTGTTTCTGAGAACAATGGTTCATTTACTACATCTGGTACAACGGCAGGTGCTGATACACTTGGCCCAATTACTGGCGGTGTACCTGCGATTACTGACCGCATGAATGTAAACCTGCCTTCTGCAACACCAGCAGGTAGTATTGCACTGCAGGTTGCGCGATTAGCTGACGGCACCATTCTAAATCTAGAGCTTAGTGCGATGGAAAAAGAAAACAAAGGTGAAATCATTGCGAGTCCGCGTATTACTACGTCTAACCAAAAAGAAGCCTATATTGAGCAGGGTGTTGAAATTCCTTATCAAGAAGCAGCTTCTAGTGGTGCTACAGCAACACAGTTTAAGAAAGCGGTATTAAGTTTAACAGTAACGCCACACATCACACCTGATGATCGCATTATTTTAGACTTAGCGGTAACTCAAGATACGGTATCTGAAGTAACTAATGGACAGGCGCCTGCGATTGATACGCAACGCTTAACAACACAAGTATTGGCCAACAATGACCAAACAATTGTGTTGGGTGGTATCTATCAGCAACAAACCATTAACACAGTAACTAAAGTTCCTGTGTTAGGCGACATTCCATATGTTGGTTGGATGTTCCGTAATACAAACAACTTTAACGAGAAAAAAGAACTACTTATCTTCGTTACACCGCGCATCGTAACCGAAGAATTTTAA
- a CDS encoding pilus assembly protein PilP, protein MKKLSVITLSVLLAGCFSDTSDLKQYMADVQSTTKAYVDPMPQITPFNHVDYQAGELRSPFDIPRPEAIQKKIQQMSGCLSPDPRRRKQPLEKFALSDLAMRGTLGELDVTWALMEASDATIHRVAVGSYVGLYNGRITEVNQDNIKIVELVPDGAGCWVERESTIVMVKSDA, encoded by the coding sequence ATGAAGAAGCTAAGCGTTATTACACTTTCTGTTTTGCTTGCTGGTTGCTTTAGTGATACCAGTGATTTGAAGCAATACATGGCTGATGTTCAGTCGACTACGAAAGCGTATGTTGATCCCATGCCACAAATAACCCCTTTTAATCACGTTGATTATCAGGCGGGAGAATTGCGCAGCCCATTCGACATTCCGAGGCCTGAAGCGATTCAGAAAAAAATCCAGCAAATGTCAGGCTGTTTAAGTCCTGACCCAAGACGTCGTAAACAACCGTTAGAAAAATTCGCTTTAAGTGATTTGGCTATGCGGGGGACACTTGGAGAATTGGATGTCACTTGGGCGTTAATGGAAGCGTCAGATGCAACGATTCATCGTGTTGCAGTGGGAAGTTATGTAGGCCTGTACAATGGACGAATTACGGAAGTAAATCAGGATAACATCAAAATTGTAGAATTAGTTCCAGATGGTGCCGGGTGTTGGGTTGAACGTGAGTCAACAATAGTCATGGTAAAATCGGATGCATAG
- a CDS encoding type IV pilus inner membrane component PilO yields MAIDFSQLKDADLDLENIANWPPAAKLLTGIFIAVLVLLGGYWFVIKDQVNTLERITEEEGTLKEQYQTKYRIAANIELFRQQMVEAEELFASQLKSLPDKHETAGLLDDITFVGTTSNLSFTKLNWQPEIAREIYVELPIDIEVVGNYHDFGEFVSKVAGLPRIVTLHNFQIKKLENGMLDFHLQAKTYRYQERANAAGGAK; encoded by the coding sequence ATGGCGATTGATTTTTCACAGTTAAAAGATGCTGATTTAGATTTAGAAAATATTGCGAATTGGCCACCAGCAGCAAAATTGCTAACGGGTATTTTTATCGCAGTATTAGTTTTACTGGGTGGATATTGGTTTGTAATTAAAGACCAAGTAAATACGCTTGAGCGTATCACCGAAGAGGAAGGTACGTTAAAAGAGCAATATCAAACCAAATATCGTATTGCGGCAAACATAGAGTTGTTCCGACAGCAAATGGTCGAAGCAGAAGAGTTATTTGCGTCGCAACTTAAGAGCTTACCTGACAAACATGAAACTGCAGGTTTACTTGATGATATTACGTTTGTCGGTACAACCTCTAATTTGAGTTTTACAAAGTTGAATTGGCAACCAGAAATTGCACGAGAAATTTACGTGGAATTGCCAATCGATATAGAAGTTGTTGGCAATTATCATGACTTTGGTGAGTTTGTTAGTAAAGTGGCCGGCTTACCTCGTATCGTTACTTTACATAACTTCCAAATTAAGAAGTTAGAAAATGGCATGTTAGATTTTCATTTGCAGGCAAAGACCTACCGATATCAAGAGCGTGCTAACGCGGCGGGAGGTGCAAAATAA
- a CDS encoding PilN domain-containing protein yields MAYINLLPWREEAQKAKQREFFSLLALVALSGIAIILAVSQFYSASISNQEKRNQFLTNEITILDSRIAEIKELNAKKAELEKRIRVVEQLQRSRNVGTQVLNEIAKIVPTGVYLISIEKEENTLQIIGKSESNNHLANMIREIDRSELFADPSMETITSDENNSRLLSEFRMRVRIRGLVGNLNDAVNSVSQGGR; encoded by the coding sequence ATGGCATATATAAACTTACTTCCTTGGCGCGAAGAAGCGCAAAAAGCGAAGCAACGCGAATTCTTTAGTTTACTTGCTTTAGTAGCCTTGTCTGGTATCGCTATTATCTTAGCTGTCAGCCAGTTTTACTCAGCTAGTATTAGTAACCAAGAAAAGCGCAATCAATTTCTGACCAACGAAATTACGATTTTGGATTCTCGAATAGCCGAAATTAAAGAGCTAAATGCTAAAAAAGCTGAGCTTGAAAAACGTATCCGTGTTGTTGAACAATTACAACGCAGTCGTAATGTAGGTACTCAAGTATTAAACGAAATCGCTAAGATTGTTCCTACAGGTGTTTACTTAATAAGCATCGAAAAAGAAGAAAATACACTACAAATCATTGGTAAGTCAGAATCAAACAATCACTTGGCAAATATGATCCGTGAGATTGACCGCAGTGAATTGTTTGCTGATCCAAGCATGGAAACCATTACAAGCGATGAAAACAATAGTCGTTTACTAAGTGAATTTAGAATGCGTGTTCGTATTCGAGGCTTAGTTGGAAACTTGAATGATGCTGTTAATTCAGTTTCGCAAGGAGGTCGATAA
- a CDS encoding pilus assembly protein PilM, with translation MLSTLWKKKTSMMVGIDIGSHAIKAVVLNQGNDGYILEALAIEPMPRGAVIDREIQDIEAVGNVIAKLKKKLSSSIAQAAAAVSGQTVITKVIYMDASLTDEELASQIEIEADSLIPYPLDEVSLDFEKLDVNESDPSKVNVLLSAARTESVGARVSSLEAGGYEAKVIDVESYAISRSYDLIVNTLPEDAVEKTVAIVDVGANMTLFSVAENGQHIYSRDQMFGGEQYTRSIVSYYNKSFEEAEAAKVSGDLPPNYTFEVLAPFHTILVQQVRRAIQMFLTSSGKSKIDYLIISGGTSAVEGVEELLTEELGIHTVIATPFKNMKIGNGVKQELVDKHGAKFMVAAGLALRSFSPWHI, from the coding sequence ATGCTAAGCACGCTATGGAAAAAGAAAACGTCGATGATGGTTGGGATCGATATAGGTTCGCATGCCATTAAAGCCGTTGTTCTAAATCAAGGAAACGATGGTTATATCCTCGAAGCATTAGCTATTGAGCCGATGCCGCGAGGTGCAGTTATAGACCGTGAGATTCAGGATATAGAAGCTGTTGGCAATGTGATTGCCAAATTGAAAAAGAAGCTTTCGTCTTCGATAGCACAAGCTGCTGCGGCCGTATCTGGCCAAACCGTCATTACCAAAGTTATTTATATGGACGCTTCATTAACTGATGAAGAGTTAGCAAGTCAGATTGAGATTGAAGCGGACAGCTTGATCCCATATCCGCTTGATGAAGTTAGTCTCGACTTTGAAAAGTTAGATGTTAATGAGTCTGACCCAAGTAAAGTTAATGTATTACTGAGTGCCGCTCGGACAGAATCTGTTGGTGCTCGTGTTTCCAGCCTTGAAGCTGGTGGCTATGAAGCTAAAGTTATTGACGTGGAGTCTTATGCTATTAGCCGTTCATATGACCTAATCGTAAATACATTACCAGAAGATGCCGTGGAAAAAACTGTGGCAATTGTGGATGTTGGTGCCAATATGACACTATTTTCGGTAGCCGAGAATGGTCAACATATATACAGCCGAGATCAAATGTTTGGTGGTGAGCAATATACCCGCTCAATTGTTTCATATTACAACAAGAGTTTTGAGGAAGCAGAGGCTGCTAAGGTCTCTGGTGACTTACCGCCTAACTATACCTTTGAAGTTTTAGCGCCTTTCCACACGATTTTAGTGCAGCAAGTACGTCGCGCAATTCAAATGTTTTTAACCTCAAGCGGTAAAAGTAAAATTGATTACTTGATTATATCGGGCGGTACTTCAGCCGTTGAAGGTGTTGAAGAGTTACTTACTGAAGAACTTGGAATACATACTGTAATCGCTACACCGTTCAAAAATATGAAAATTGGTAACGGTGTTAAACAGGAATTAGTTGATAAGCATGGCGCTAAGTTTATGGTAGCGGCAGGACTAGCGTTAAGGAGTTTTTCGCCATGGCATATATAA
- a CDS encoding penicillin-binding protein 1A: MQIFSADGELISQFGASKRIPLTIDEMPQQLVDALLATEDDRFYLHFGVDPIGLGRAVWGQIIGQNKGGASTITMQVARNFFLTREQTYIRKIREIFLAIHIESLLTKDEILELYMNKIELGHRSFGYGAAAQIYYGKDLSDLTLAQYAVLAGLPKAPSTLNPISSPKRAKERRSVVLQRMLSSGYITQAEYEEANSAPITAKRHGVEISLSAPYVAEMAHQKTVELFGTEQAYTSGYKVYTTVTAKLQRAAQDALVKNVHAYDQRHGYRGAVASIRSDYKRQLTEGLADGEELITPEPVIVEEAVAALANIEDYPLLYPAVITDVQEQSATAILADGYSTQLLWDDIKWARPFINDQRQGPPPKKAADIFALGDIVYLSEKASKVTTDEAIEETDADVASEEELALVDEPAAEETIVKYYRLNQLPEVSSTIVAISPDDGAIKALLGGYNFKQSQFNRATQAKRQVGSNIKPFIYSAAINKGFTLGTLVNDAPINKWDRSSGFVWRPKNSPENYAGPIRVRDALAQSKNVVAVRLLREVGLDNMINYLTRFGFEKSELPRNESLALGSASLTPLQVVTGFASFANGGYLVEPYVVERIEDNEGNIVYQAAPSYACDQDCSAFGEQIPEESEIAENAEQDESTAVDSTELAADSKIDPDQPLMADDEQVFTPLKRATHIISEENAFLMSQAMYSVIWGADWSASPGWQGTGFRGRVLKRHDIAGKTGTTNESKDAWFSGFSRRLAVTSWIGFDDHARKLGSTTLNTNLPKKDPDTGLNQITGSEFGAKSAQPPWIDFMAVALQDLDEEYIEQPADIVSIRIDKASGKLTRKTDRSTRWEYFRAESAPTDYVTVEEVTRDIFNEEDEDSLEEEEIF, from the coding sequence ATGCAAATCTTTAGTGCAGACGGTGAATTAATCTCTCAATTTGGTGCATCAAAACGTATTCCTCTAACAATTGATGAAATGCCGCAACAACTTGTTGATGCGCTTTTAGCAACAGAGGATGATAGATTCTACTTACACTTTGGCGTGGACCCTATCGGCCTAGGCAGAGCGGTGTGGGGACAAATCATCGGTCAAAACAAAGGTGGAGCTAGTACCATCACCATGCAAGTAGCGCGTAACTTTTTTCTAACGCGTGAACAAACGTATATCCGTAAGATTCGCGAAATATTCCTAGCTATTCATATAGAAAGCCTGCTCACAAAGGATGAAATCCTTGAGCTTTACATGAACAAGATTGAATTAGGTCATCGCTCATTTGGTTATGGCGCAGCGGCGCAAATATATTACGGTAAAGACCTGAGCGACCTAACACTAGCACAATATGCGGTATTAGCTGGTTTACCTAAAGCGCCATCTACCCTCAATCCTATATCGTCGCCTAAGCGTGCTAAAGAACGTAGAAGCGTAGTACTGCAACGTATGTTAAGTAGTGGTTATATTACTCAGGCAGAATACGAAGAAGCCAATAGTGCGCCAATTACAGCTAAAAGACACGGCGTAGAAATATCGTTAAGTGCCCCTTATGTGGCGGAGATGGCTCACCAAAAAACCGTCGAGTTATTCGGTACGGAACAAGCTTACACGAGTGGTTATAAGGTTTACACAACGGTAACAGCTAAATTGCAACGTGCCGCCCAAGATGCGCTCGTAAAAAATGTACATGCTTACGACCAGCGCCATGGTTACCGTGGCGCGGTAGCGTCAATTCGCAGTGACTACAAACGACAGCTAACTGAAGGATTAGCGGATGGTGAAGAATTGATCACACCAGAGCCAGTGATTGTTGAAGAAGCTGTCGCAGCATTAGCAAACATTGAGGATTACCCTTTACTCTACCCTGCAGTGATTACTGATGTACAAGAGCAAAGCGCTACCGCTATTTTAGCTGATGGCTACTCAACACAATTGCTTTGGGATGATATTAAATGGGCTAGACCTTTTATTAATGACCAAAGACAAGGCCCTCCCCCTAAAAAAGCCGCTGATATTTTTGCTTTAGGCGACATTGTTTATTTGTCAGAAAAAGCGTCGAAAGTTACAACTGACGAAGCAATCGAAGAAACGGATGCTGACGTGGCAAGTGAGGAAGAACTTGCGTTAGTTGATGAACCGGCAGCAGAAGAAACTATCGTAAAGTATTATCGTTTAAATCAATTACCGGAAGTTAGCTCTACTATTGTCGCAATTTCGCCCGATGATGGCGCAATTAAAGCATTACTAGGTGGCTACAACTTTAAGCAAAGCCAATTCAACCGTGCAACACAGGCGAAACGTCAAGTCGGCTCCAATATTAAACCTTTCATCTATTCTGCTGCCATTAATAAAGGCTTTACTCTCGGCACATTGGTAAATGATGCGCCGATAAATAAATGGGATAGAAGTTCAGGTTTTGTGTGGCGACCAAAGAACTCTCCAGAAAATTACGCGGGACCTATTCGCGTTAGAGATGCGCTAGCACAGTCAAAGAACGTAGTTGCAGTTAGGCTGTTGCGCGAGGTTGGTCTGGATAACATGATTAACTACCTCACACGCTTTGGTTTCGAGAAAAGTGAATTACCCAGAAATGAATCTCTTGCTTTAGGTTCAGCATCGTTAACCCCGCTGCAAGTAGTGACAGGCTTCGCGTCGTTTGCCAATGGCGGTTATTTAGTAGAACCATACGTCGTTGAGCGTATAGAAGACAACGAAGGCAATATTGTTTACCAAGCAGCGCCAAGTTATGCATGCGACCAAGATTGCAGTGCCTTTGGTGAACAAATACCTGAAGAATCAGAAATAGCTGAAAATGCTGAACAAGACGAGAGTACCGCAGTAGATAGCACAGAATTGGCAGCGGATAGCAAAATCGACCCTGATCAACCTTTAATGGCTGATGATGAACAAGTGTTTACTCCATTAAAGCGTGCGACACACATTATAAGTGAAGAAAATGCCTTTCTCATGAGCCAAGCCATGTATAGCGTAATATGGGGTGCTGACTGGAGCGCATCACCTGGCTGGCAAGGTACTGGTTTTAGAGGCCGAGTGTTAAAACGCCACGATATAGCGGGCAAAACAGGCACAACCAATGAATCAAAAGATGCTTGGTTCTCTGGCTTTAGTCGCAGATTAGCAGTCACTAGTTGGATTGGCTTTGATGATCACGCCCGCAAACTTGGTAGCACAACATTAAATACTAATTTGCCGAAAAAAGACCCTGACACTGGCCTTAATCAAATAACGGGCTCGGAATTTGGCGCTAAATCAGCACAGCCACCTTGGATTGATTTTATGGCGGTTGCATTGCAAGATTTGGATGAAGAGTACATTGAGCAGCCCGCTGATATTGTATCGATACGCATAGATAAAGCGAGCGGTAAATTAACCCGTAAGACTGACCGTAGCACGCGCTGGGAATACTTTAGAGCAGAATCTGCACCCACTGACTATGTTACTGTAGAGGAAGTTACTCGCGACATATTCAATGAAGAAGATGAAGATTCTCTTGAGGAAGAAGAAATCTTTTAA